Within the Erigeron canadensis isolate Cc75 chromosome 6, C_canadensis_v1, whole genome shotgun sequence genome, the region TCTTATTATTTTGCCTTATCATATTCACATATCTGACTATCTCTTTTGTATGATGACAGGGATATTGATTTGCACCGCTTATTATTTATGCCAAATGGACTTCCTGATGGGACTCAATTGGCTTATTATGCAAGAGGGAAGGtgaaaattttcaaatcaaatactttgaGTTTTGATGTTAATGTTTTGTTAGTTAAAGGacacatatattaattttgcaGAAAATACTTGACGGTTACAAGCAAGGGATTGGTATAGTTTGTAGCCATTGTGACTCCGAGGTAATGCCAAGTTATTGCTTATACTCGCTTGTATTCCATATTCTGTTGAGCAATGCCAAATTTTGTCCATTCTTCACTCTTTATATCTCATATGGTGTGAGCATGCCTGTTTATGACATTAATATACAATCTTCTTCAACAGATCAGTCCTTCCCAGTTTGAAGCTCATGCTGGATGGGCCGCCAAACGTCAACCGTGAGTTATTTTTTTGGAAGCAAACTCCTATAGTATTTTTTGTGTGCCCTATGTCAATCTAATTGCCGTATTCACTTGCAGGTATCGCCATATTTACACTCCTAACGGGCTAGCTCTCCATGATATAGCCACACTGCTGGCAAATGGTCAAAGTATCGCAACCAGCAACAGTGATGATATGTGTGCAGTTTGTGGAGATAGAGGAGAACTAGTTATGTGTGATGGATGCCCTCGTGCTTTTCATACAGGTGGCATACTATCTGTTCATAGAAATATTGTGGCATTCTTATTTGATCTTGTTTATATCTTGTTAACATTTTGCATACCAAAAGGTGTCATCTTCgatatttatcttttatccCTTATCAataagatgtatttttcattctCATATAAAGTAATATCTTTGATTGTTGACAGATGCAAAAACTTATGTATTGTGTGTAAATGTACATGCTAGATGGTTCTGTCTCTCCATATTCTGTGTATGCACCGTTGCACACTAATGTTATGTGCACTATGTTTGACATCTTTTATACAGACATGTCTATAGCAATAAGCACGCTGGGTTTTCCTTTTCTCGTTATAACTATTTTACATCTGTGAGTGGTTGACAATTGGCAATAACATCTAATTatgatgactttttcgttttATGCAAGTATTTGATCTGTAGTGACAGCTCTTTTGTAAGTACATTAAAATGCATGTTAGTTTCCTTGCAAGAGGGGGCACGTTAATTCTGTACTTCTCCCGCTCTTCAATCAGTTTGAAACCAATATAGATAGTTCCACATTCATTCATTGCTAAATAGTATACTCTTACGAAAGTTGAACTAATATCTATAGCTTCTTGCTTGCAGCTTGTTTGGGACTGGAGGGTGCTCCTTCTGAAGTTTGGTACTGTCTGTATTGTAGAGATAGTATTGGTTCTGGTAGAAAAACTGGCGAAGAGTCTAGGCCGTTTGTTATCAGACTGACACGGGTTGTTAAATCTAGAGAATACGAAACTGGTGGTTGTGTTATTTGCAGGTTTGTGGACGTTGGATATTTTTTTCCTCTGGCCATTATTCTTATGTTCATGTGCTAATGTGATGgtcatatactcgtaatattctATGCTGATGATATTCATGTTCTTGAGGTTTAATCCGTTCGAAGGTAGATGTTGCTTTTATAGGCTTCTATGCAGCAGGAAAGTTAATTTAGTTAACAAGGTGTATAGTAAAACTCTAATCACGCTAAGTCATGGGTGAGCGTTGTTGACTTATTTGACATGGTAGATAAAGGATTTTCTAACCAATAGGCCATCCTTGCAGATTTTCTCAACAATcaataaaaaatgatatgtaTGACATATCAACACTCCTTAGCTCTATGAAAACTATTCCCCAACCATGTTACAGCTATGATAAGTAGGttcaatttatatgtttttagatGCAATAGAGTCTAACATGGAGTGGTCATCTCAAGTCCTAACTCTTGCACACATGTAACTCTATCATTTTGAAACTTCAAATGGGAGTTATGCAGTGTGTTATCAATAGAAAATACTTCTTAGTATTATGCAGTGTGTTTTGAATATTTATCTTGTATTAAATTTTACCGTGGCATGGAAAATCAGGATAGTTTGGGTGTAcagactttttctttttttacttaaaagtaTGTATCTAGAATTACAAGTGGTTTTCTGGATGATCCTTTATGTCAAATAATGTCTGCTTTTCTTCATTAGATCATAACTCttatttaactaatttattttataggCAATTTGTTACAAATGTTCTCACTtttatatagattgtattaAATATTGGTTTTATGTCTCTAATAGGGCCCATGATTTCAGTGTTGCTGACTTTGACGATCGAACAATAATGCTATGTGATCAAGTATGTTTGATACTTTGATTATCTTTTGTGctatattcttttatttttctgcTATTTATCATTTGTGTTTGATTCTGCCTAGTGCGAGAAGGAGTACCATGTTGGTTGCCTAAGAGAAAGTGGGGTATGCGATTTGAAGGTAAGCTACAAATAGATGTTGTATATGAACATATGATCTATATACAGGCAGCCAAAAGCTAAACCTAATACTTTAAGTTTCAACCAGGCACTTCCATCAGATAAATGGTTTTGTTGCGATCATTGTAACATGATCCATGGTGCTATTCAAGACGTGGTTGTCAATGGAGCAGCTGTCATTTCAGGTTCACTTATGAGTTTAATAAACAAGAAACATATAGAGAAAAGAGTAACTGGTGGAGCTCCAACAGAAATTAGATTTCGGATGTTAAGTGGAAGAAGTCGTTATCCTGAACATCTACCACTGTTGTCAAGGGCGGCTGCTATTTTCCGGGTTTGTTTTTATCATCATTTGGAGTTCTCCATGTATATTCAATGCAGTTATGCTGGTTTTTCAGATAGTTGCTTACTGTTAACTTTTAACCATATGGATagtttctaaaatttttttcaGTAGTGTGGCTTCATAGCTGACATTGTGTAATTATACGAGTTTTGGTGGTTCCAATTacgattcatcatttgtttgcTTACCTTATGTGATATGCATTTGCAGGAATGCTTTGATCCCATTGTTGCAACATGTGGCCGTGATCTAATACCTGTAATGGTATATGGGTAAGTTGACTTATGCCGTGCATGTTCTTTTGTGGTTTAGTATTAAcatttaagttttgaaaaatttcagCGGTGCCAGTATTAAGTATTAAcatttaagttttgaaaaatttcattCCGGCTCTCAACCATTTTTTTTACTGTTAATTCCTTATATTAGTTTATAAGCTATGTTATAGTTACTATCTATAGATGTGTTAGTGGTAGGTTATATGAAAATAACTCCCTACGTTTCATGCGTTGCTTGTACTCAGTCCTTCCCCCCAAAAGctatatgattatatcttttGGTTTCAAACCTACTTTGTATTTTTCAAGACTGGATATGAAttggaaattttttatttaaaattctcTAACGAACATCACCCAGCATGTAATGCATGATAGTTTGATATCGatatcatttttgaaaataaaggtaatgtatattgtataattatatcAACTAAAGTTAGCCATATTAAGAATAGATGATACCAACCGATGTTACTATTTATCAGTAGTATTATTGTTTCAGTGGACATTAGTGAATTTGGGGAGTTATAAACAGGATGGAGGCTGGTTCATATGGAAGGGCTAGTTAATTAAACATAGAGGCTTCATAAACCATTATATAGTATGACTTGCTTCAATGTAGTTTGCTTGAGAATTTAcgtatcttcttttttttcaacgGGAATTTATGTATCTATTGCAGGAGAAATATATCTGGGCAAGAGTTTGGAGGAATATATTGTGTTGTTCTGATGGTGGGGTAGGTTCATTTAGAACTTTTAATCCCCTTCTACTTTTCCCAGTCTTCCATTTTGTTgtctagttttatttatttttacggCTTGCCATTCTGATTTCTTGTTGACCAACTTGTGCAGGTCGGTAGTTGTGTCTGCGGGTCTTCTTAGAGTTTTTGGACGGGAGGTAGCCGAGCTCCCACTGGTGGCTACAAGTAGACAACACCAAGGCAAGGTGAGTGCTTcagccagattttgatgtttgaTGAGTTGTTGACATTATCTTTTCCCaaatttgttcttgttttttttttttttttttgttttgaaaggcTACTCTGCATTTGTTGTTTTAGTTGAAGATACTTTTTAACTGCCATCAAAAATAAGTTTTGATATTCTGTTGCCTGTAGGGTTATTTTCAAGCTCTCTTTTATTGTATTGAGGAGTTACTCCTGTCACTGGATGTTGAACTCCTTGTGCTTCCTGCTGCCGAAGAAGCTGAATCAATATGGACTAAGAAATTGGGCTTCAGAAAGATGAGTGATGAGCGGGtaagttgtatacttgtatatatatgatatatcatgTAGTGACAATAATTCTTTGATCTGGGGTTTGTCGTTGATAATTaagttgtttatatatttacaatCATTACTTGTAGCTTAACATTTTTCTAACTTGTATGCATCCAGTATACACAGTATGCGAGGGACATCCAGCTCACTGTATTTAAGGGAACATCTATGCTAGAGAAGAGATTGTGTCGTATTacattgtaatattttttttagttttctgcCATCCAAACTCTAGCTGCTGCTTACGAGTTTTATCCAGACGACCAGACTCCAGACAGATGGCGAGCAATGCGTCAGTCAGTATCTTATTTAAGCGTACATAAATATACAACATTTTCTTAGTTTTTATAGGAGATTCTAGTAGTTTATAGTGAATTATAAAACGAGCTTTGTTCCTTTCCCAATTTCCCATGATGTAACCTGGAATGATGGGCGGTGCAAATAAACAGGATGATAATAGGGTTCGAGTTGCAGCGTTGCATGTGAACCTTTTTTGTTGTACATGCATGTGGTAGTTTGTCCTTTAAAATTAAAGGGTTTTCGAGTTTGTTTTCTGACGATTGTTTTTTAAATCAGATGGCAGCCACTAGGCTTTTGATTAAGCCCATACTTAGCTCTATAACTCTATTGTTGCAAATGAACTGTATATTCGCTtctgactttttattttttgaagctCAAGTTTTTATTCCAATGCCAAACAGGCTACAAAGGTTTTAATGAAAGGCAATTACGTTTGGCCTTTCCCTTTTCTAAAATGGTAGAGGTGTTGATGAGTTATTGACTTGTcagaaaatgatcttttaattactcctttattttattttattttctcaatttatatatttttctaaaaatgtatATTATTTTGAAGTATGTTTGAGTAGAACgaatattaaagtaaaagtaTGATCAGAAAACCGTGTTTTGTACAATTTAGAATATACTGATTGTTAAATGCAAAAACTTTCTAAACTGAAAAGTATGATTACTAGTGTTTGATGGTTTGTGGCGACTATAATGTGAAACTGTTGAACTAGTAATTTTATATAAGCCTAGTAGATGTTTTATATGATGTTGActaaaattataacttgattgcAATTGTAAGATATACAAAACAGGATGATTTTCTACTTGGTTTTCTAGTTTAAAGCCAACTGAAATATAACATGATAGAAATTTATCTAGTGAATGTAGTAtgtcttaaattttttatatgatagaTTTATCCGAGACTCATAAGAGTTAAGAGTTAAATAGAATAATACATTTTATCATAAAAGAATATACATACACAATTAGAACACTCGAAGAACACATTATGAATTAATCAAAATGATCAACGCTACATAATGTtcgataatttttaaaattataaaaactgttATGTATCAAACTAGTATATTATCCGGGCATTGCCCCGGTAAAAATTAACGATATGTAAAATTTGTAACGTGTATTAAGTGGTTGATACATATAAACGATAAAAGtatattataaaaacatatagtaaattttaaaaattacagcatgaaaattgaaaatgggGTGTAAAAGCCTATTCAAAATGTATCaatcaacttttaaaatattacaCTATCATTgatcttttacatcaattaatgtTACAGTAATAAACCACAACAGTCGCCGTCGCCGCCATCACCACAccactatcactatcactatgGACGACGCCTTATGCAAACGTACATTTAGCATTACCTAAAATTTTGGTGATCAAAGTTAAAAACACCTACAATTTATTATAAtggataaaatataaaaataaatagaaaaaataggtgactaaagttaaaaaatctaaaagtttgatagtaaaaattaaaacctctaaaaatttatatagagggtagaaaATAAGAAATATTTTTGGTGGCCAAAGTTGATTAACCCAAAGCTTTGTGGTAAAAATTAGTAAACTCAAGCCAAAGTTGATAAACCCAAAAGCTTTGTggtaaaaattagaaaactcaAAAGTATACTATAGCTAAGCGTGTCCtaaaatgtaatatataacAAGAAAATAAACTCGCGCGTTGATTCGGAATTTTTTTAAAGCTATAATATAACAACGTATTAACATATTTACTGTTAAAATCATTTTAAGGAAACAATTAACCTAAACCAAAAAGTTACTAATATGCTacgtaaaaacaaaaaaagttatcGCACGATTCGTAATAAAAAAAgcttttgaatttgttttctattttctgaCATTTTATCTTTTGGTGTCATTTTTGTTTATCATACTAATTTCTttcaatatttaataatatgtcATCACATAATATAGGGTAATATCAATCCTCCTAATTagttagcctaaaaatccttctaattaaTAGGATCGTGACATGTAAAAAATCAGGAGGTGagattagaaaaaagaattaatggattacatgtgttaacaagtggatatattaggaagatttatcattttcccataatatatacttatatgacGAAAGTCGGTACTTTCGAATATATGCGTTCAATCATATCCGAAAGAATCATTTTATAAGtttgttatattattaaaagattaatgtcaatttatttttcaaattacaaaatgtttttgaaaacatattataaattttacattATACCAAACACAATATATAATGTTTCCCGGGGAAACGTCCGGGtgatgtattatatatatatatctatatctatattatattataaagcagattttccctgtctaacattttaaatttcaacatttactttcttaaaatgtctcttctatcaattctatattaccaaacatcttttctctctcctcaaatctcaaccaatcatcttttttctctctcctacataaatcatttattcctccaattcattcaaaatcttttatctcacaaacttataaatttataaaaattatatgggtgttcttaaaatttcatcctctttcattagagatgtcattcgatatactttcgacgaatttttaaattcgagggcggagcTCGCAcagctaagacatttggctagcACACTCTATAaactatcaccccaccatctcaccccCGCACCATGCGGCTTGCTCtcgtataaaaataaataaattaccaAAAAAGAAGGTCGGTATGAAAAAATCTTTGCTTTCCCGCAAAGAAAGAAACCACTTAACCACATATCGTCAAGTTCCTCGTGCTAACCGCCTTTAGGCTTGTGCTTATAGCACTGAACTTCCTGAAACTTCTTCAgtgccacatcagcatcacataaTCCAGGACTCTACTCAGGATACTCACTGTTTATAAGGACAACTTCTTCAGAACTTCTTCGGCACATCATgaattcttttatcatttatttaattaacaaaacaccattcaaatataataaaaaacacatttttataataacacacaaattacattacttaaaaataaaagacaacacaaaatataaaaaaacatagtacttgattaaaaaaaacgaaatagataatcattaaaattactcttcatcatctttgattgacattttcccTAAGCTACGGTAAGCGTTTTCGTTTTCCCACCACTTGTCGTATTGCGGACATTTGACTTCCCAAGTACTTTTGCCTTCCTCGCAGTTGTCGTGATACGATTCGGCCTAGGTGCactggtcacccaacgtgtgaccaaCGTTAAAAACGTCATCGACCAGCCTCTTTATCTTATTGATCTCATCCTCCAGAAACatagaatatgtctcttcgtgcttCGAGACCTTGCGACCTGGTGCTTGCAGTGCCTCAAGCTGATGCTCGCATTGTCGCCTTTTCTCCCGTAGGTAACTCATTTGGTTAGAgagttcagtttgaaggagggtaTCATCTTTGATATCAaccatgattcgtgttttcatctctTGTTCGGTCAAACGAGGTCGATTAACATTcttgtttgatgatgaggacgCCATTTGGTTAGAAAGAGTGAGTGAGTTTGTACAATAATGAAAATGGGTCTGAGGATGCAACTGAATTGTGCTATGGGTTGGTATTTATAACCTGGCAATCCAACTAGCCGTttagggactaaaagtgtaattgtttttgaatttttggctGTTTGAGAGACTAaaactgtaaatattttgaattcgaacgttggagggactgattgtgtaaatattttaaattttgaaagttgGAGGAGCGTCTTTTTGTTCAGCTATAAATATTGGCTCCTTATCAGATATTTCTTATCAACTCTCAAACTCTTATACATCttaaatggcttcctcatcaAATGTTTGTCGATCATGTAACCATaaaccaccaatgactgtcgatcaagtgaatgacagtatcatggttgatatcctcgaccacgaAATGTTCAAAGACGaaattgttgaaattggtctaaaaCTGGTAGCCAAAAAGAAATGGTGTCAAGAACAAATCCGTTATATACAAACCGGGCATTGTACtgagcttgagtgtcaatacttcacttatttgcaggggaagtaCGACAAAATTCAACTTGCTAATGCAGTTTTCACCTTCAACGAGTTCATCCCGAATGCCAGAGCAGTCTATGAGATGAAgaaataagtttgttttttaataatgtgttctatgaattattatgttgtatgtttctatttaataagtttgtagtgttttaaattatgaataaaagtctgtttttattaaaatacaaagtacacattacaatacataaaacaaacttaaataaaatacataaaacacaCTTAAATCAAAATACACAAAAACAGACTTAATTATTAGAATACATAAACCAGACTTAATGAAAACGAAAGTGGGGAACCGTGATAAACTCCCTGAAACAATGCTCGTATCTAAAATCCTTTCCATAATTCTCGCGGTACTCCCGATGCGTCGTTGCATAGAGCAACTCATCAGAATGAACCTGGGCATTCAACCTCGTATAAATTGCCTGAAACTGGTTACATTCATTGCGAATCTTATTGAAGTGACCTAGTATTTGAGATACACTCCGTGGACCTTCAGTGGTGCGTTCGTTGAAGTTTTCACATATGTTGGTCCAAGTAGATTTTTGGGGTGCTAGGTTAACCATTTCAGAAACTTGTATCCAACACTTGCATAACAAAAGATCTTCGGATTCAGTCCACACTTGTTTTGCCATCTTGAAATTGAATGGTTTGAGGAGGATAAAAAAGAGTTGAAAGAAATTGTTTTGTGATTTGAATTGGTTGTGAAGTTAAGAAATTGTTAGAGTTTAAATAAGGAAAATTAAATTGGAAcgttgagaaagaaaaaaaacaacaatcaAACGGTACAAAATGGACCCACATGTAGCGTCCGTGAACTTCTTGGCCAAGAACAACACATAAGACGCAGACTTCCAGACGATTAAGGCCTATAGGCGTCGGCGTCTTGGGCTTGTGAGGACGCATGGAAGAAGGTGctataagcaccggccttaATGGGAAAAAATCCTAACCTTACACGTCACTAACTCATCTACCACCGTCGGATCATCATCCTATGTTTTAAATTTGAACCATCTATTCTCAACATccttttttatctataaaaggTAAATCATAATTTCCATTTTTAATAAATACTAAAAGATAACCCTTAATTCAAAAATGGATTAATCTTGAccctttattaaatttatttcttatttcttCACCCTTAGATCaagatgatgacatcatcattaaCTCAATCTTTAATCAAATACTTTTTTAGTACTTCAGCTATGAATTAAACgttccaacaatatatattattaattaatattctcCTAATCATGTCAAAATTAATATGTCTAAGTTTTTTATACCCTTTTTGATTCACATCATcatctattttttcttttaattttattttgatgatcCATTTTtcattatagtttatttttcgtatttgattttcttacaaatatttaataacaaataattttgtatttgattatggtttaaattaaccttatgTTATGAAGTATAACTATACACACTTGATTATATATGATTAAGGTTGAAAAATAGGGTTGTTATTGTTTATAGTGTATCATTTGAATAAGCTCATAGAAGATATTGTGACAAAGAGTCATTATCGTGATATGAAAAATGTGTGAATATTATACATCAACTACGCATTagcataaaaaaatacatatttgcttccatatcactatatacaatatcatgGCAGGTCAAGTTGTGTTCGCTAGAATGACTGACATCGATGCATCCAAGGAATCTTAGAACATCTGGGTTAAAGTTGTCTTACTTTGGAAGCAAACGTATAAGTACAACCCAAAAATTGTCCCATTCGAGTGTCCTTTTAATGAAGGGGGCGTTTAGGGAAATCAATAACTTCGCTATGGCTTCAATAAAGGAGATGGAGATTACATGCTTGTGGATCATAGGGCTTATACAAAACCACTACTATTTGTGCATCAAATTATTTTGTGGATACTGTGAATCCTCATAACTTTTTATACTATACGTATTTAACTGCGAAAAAGCGTACGTTGTaatcttcaaaaatataatcatttgtaatacttcataaaactaaaaaacacttgTCAGGTGGATGAGAAAGCACTGTCAAACCTTAGtctttgaaattatatttatatcatggttgatttatgaaaaaaacaaatggtttattttcattattcttatttcatttattattctgttatttttaatagcttttaagtatttattataccACTATGCTAGCTTTTTATACGTGTAAATTTTTTATAGGTCAcgcgggttataatctagttaccttaaaaaccaaatatatTCCAGATCCTCGTTTATAAAGAGCGAAAAACCCCCAAATTAGCGAAGTTTGAAACCCTAATACTAAAATTTTCGAATGGCGGCGACAATCAGCTTACGAAAGAGCAACACAAGGCTACCACCGGAAGTAAACCGTGTTCTATACGTACGCAACTTACCATTCAACATCACCTCAGAAGAGATGTACGATATTTTCGGAAAATACGGCGCCATTCGACAGATACGTTTAGGAACGAACAAGGATACACGTGGCACTGCTTTTGTGGTTTACGAAGATATATATGATGCGAAAACAGCGGTGGATCATTTATCTGGATTTAACGTGGCGAACAGGTATCTGATCGTGTTGTATTATCAACAGGCGAAGATGAGTAAGAAATCAGATCAGAAGAAGAACGAAGAACAACTTACTAAGCTTCAGGAGAAATATGGTGTCACTGCTAAAGATCTTAATAAGTGAGTCATTcagttaactatttttattattgttattgttatgttTTGATTATGGATGGATGGAATTCTAGGGTttgtattttgtaatattcTGGAATTTGGATGgatttatgatatgatataatcTTGTTTTCTGAATTCTagataagtgttttttttttgttttaattaattactgtATATATTATTAGGAAGTGCTTATGCTTGTATTGGAAAAACCTGTGATTTCCAGATAGTTTGAAG harbors:
- the LOC122602900 gene encoding splicing factor 3B subunit 6-like protein, yielding MAATISLRKSNTRLPPEVNRVLYVRNLPFNITSEEMYDIFGKYGAIRQIRLGTNKDTRGTAFVVYEDIYDAKTAVDHLSGFNVANRYLIVLYYQQAKMSKKSDQKKNEEQLTKLQEKYGVTAKDLNK